CGGCCGGAACCGACACCAACAGGCAGATCAACAGTATAATGCCAGAATGCCCCCGGGTCGCTGAAGATAAACAACCAAAGACCGAAAACGATCGCGGCGGAGACAATCCCCAGCAAAAAGGCATCCAATGGATAAGCCCCGAGATTGCGGAGACCCGGCCGGCGGGGCGGGCCGATCCAGAGCAGGCCGGCAATTAAAAAAGCTTCTATCCCCACGGTTTGTTTCGTCAGCAGAGCGCATATCGCCGTGATCCCCGCGGCGAAGGTAATGATCGGTAAATTGCGCAGATCGGCATAGGAGGGCGCGTCCCAGTAAGAATAAATCGCCTTAACCAGCAGGTAGACCATTAAAAGAATGAAAAAGTGCCCTATCGGTTCAAACCATGGCGTCCCAAAAGGAGGGAATAGCCACACAGACGTCAATACGGCCCCTAGAAAAGCCGCGAACCGGCGGCCCGAAGTGATGATCATGAGCAGGCGGAAAGACAACAGCGCCCCGACGGCATTGAGAACGGCGGCGAGGGCGACCGTTGCGGAATAATTGACACCGAGGATTCGGAAGAAAATCCCTTGGAGCCAAAATGAAAGCGGACCGGTCGGGATATAGAAATCGGCATAGGGGATCTGCCCCTGAAAAACCCGGTAACCACCGTCGAAGAGAATTGATTGATCGAATCCAAAAAAGCCACGATGCCCGCACACCCAGGCCAGGGTGAACCCCACCGCCATCGATATCGACAACAGCGACAAATCGAGAATCCGGTTCTTTTTATGGAATCGATTCAGGGGCCTTCCTCCTTGAGATGTCTCATGAAGGTGGTTCACTGCAATGGTTCACAAAGATGATTCATGATGCCTTCAATATCCTGATGAGTATAGATATCAGAGGCCTCCCCACCTTAATATGAAAGGTGTCGCGAGTTGAAATAATAAGGCCTTTCTTAAAAGCAAACAATCGTACGGTAATAAAACTCATCACGCCGGTTATGTCCTCTATTTCCAACGATTTTCCCCTTGATCTCCCACTCATAAGATGCGAAAAATATCATGGTCGTCGTCTTCGGCTGGTCGCGGTGCGATTTCATCATCACATGCGAACGACACGCGAACCTCCGGGGATCTCAAATATAGAGGGCAGGACTTCAGGTTGGTTGGGACATAATATCGAGATGGATAAAAGCCAAAAACGCCATTTTCGGATCATGACGATCCTGATTTTCACAGCCGTCATCCTCATGGCGGCCCTCCTCGGTTCTCCAAGCCCACTCATCGCGGAAGAGTCATCCTCCCAAACCGGCATGCCGGCCCCCAACGTGCAGGGTCCGGTGAGTGTCACGGCAGAGGATAATCCCAATGACAACGGTCATGGGATTCTGATCAAATTAGTGCCGCCGACGGATGATGAATCGATTATCGCCTATGAGATCGAGCGCGGGCTCGCTCCGGGGGCGCCCGATGATCAATGGTTTCAGGTCGGAACAGTGCCGCGCGGTATGACGGAGTATGTCTATACCGATGAGGACCCGAGCCTGCAGGGTGAACCTAATCCCGCCTATGTCGCCTCCGGCGACCCGATTTATCTGCGCCTGCGGGCCCGCACGGCCAGTGGGGTGACCTCGGCCTGGACGGAGCCGGTTGCCGCCATCGCCAGAGGCAATTGGTTCCACACCGGCAAGGTCAATATCCTCGTGGCTACGCTGCTGTTTGGATTCGGCGTGGTCTATTTCATCTCCCGGGCCCGTAAGGGGAAGGCGCTTTATGTCCGCCCCATCCCCGGCCTGCAGGCCGTCGATGAAGCGATCGGGCGCGCCACGGAGATGGGCAAACCGATCCTCTATGTTCTCGGTACCGGTACGGCCAGCGACATCGCAACGATCGCGGGTTATACGATTTTGTCGCGCGTGGCCAAACGCACCGCTGAATACCAAACACCGATTCTGGTTCCGGTCAACGACCCGGTCATGCTCGCCATGGGACAAGAAGTCGTCAAAGAGGCTTATGTCCAGGCGGGGCGTCCGGATGTCTACCGTCCGGAGAATGTCTCCTATGTCTCGGCGATGCAGTTCCCCTATGTCGCGGCGGTCAACGGTCTCATGTTGCGTGATAGGCCGGCCACCTGTTTCTACATGGGCGTTTTCCACGCGGAGTCCCTCCTGCTGGCCGAGGCGGGCAGCGTGACCGGCGCCATTCAAATCTCAGGCACCGACCAGATCTCACAGATTCCATTCTTCGTCGCGGCCACCGATTACACATTGATCGGCGAAGAGCTCTATGCGGCATCGGCCTATCTGTCGCAAGAGCCGGATCAACTGGGCCCCCTCAAGGCTCAGGATTATTTTAAGGTCGCGATCGTCATCATCATTATGCTCGGCGTCCTGTCCCTGACCCTGTTTCATTGGGATGGGATCTTAAAACTCGTCTATAGCCCGGTTTAAATAAAATTATGAAAAGACAACTACCCATCTTTATTGTTTTCATCACCGGCATCATCATGGTGATTCAATTCTTTGTGCCGCATGCCTGGTCGGAATTCTTATTCACTTATGCCAACGATTTCGTGATCGTGATCGGAATCCTTGCATTACCGCTGGGTATCTTCTCACTCATGAGAGGAACGGTGAAGAAGGCGCAGAGAGATCCGAAAGAGAGGATATTCGCCCTAGCTACGATTGCCGGCTTCTTGGTTATGGTTGTTGCAGGTGTCAGTCGGGATAACTTCACTTCACCCACATCACTTCTGCAATACTCCTTCAATTATATCCTTATTCCATGCCAGGCGACGCTCTTCTCGATGCTGGCCTTCTATGTCGCCAGCGCGGCCTATCGGGCCTTCAGGGTTCGCACATGGCTGGCGACGGTTCTGCTTGTCACCGCCTTTATCCTCATGCTGAGGATTGTCCCGCTACCCGGCCCGCTCTCAGAATGGGTCGCCGCACTCGTGCGGTGGATCCTGGAGGTGCCGAATATGGCCGCGAAAAGGGCGATCATTATCGGTGTCGGCTTGGGAGGCGTCGCTTACAGCATGAAGATTATCCTGGGCATCGAGCGGGGATACATGGGCAGGGATTAATGATTCGTTTATTTGAGGAGCGTTAGATCATGGCTGATCTGCACAGTAGCAAACATTGGTACGATTATCTGCTCGGCATTGACCGGCGCTGGGTCTACGCCGTCATGGCCATCGCGGTCATCATACCGGCCATTAAGTCTTTCGACGTCCCGGTGGGGATTTCCAGCGAGGTCAGGAATGTCTTTGAATATGTCGATGGATTGAAGCCGGGCGACGTCATCCTGCTCGGCGTTGATTATGAGCCCTCCACGCTGGCCGAGCTGCACCCGATGTCCGAGGCGATATTGAGCCAGGCGTTTGAGAAAGACGTGAAGGTCATCTTGACGACACTTTCCCAGTTCGGCCCGGCAATGGCTGACGAGATCATCACACGCATCGCCCATGAGTACGGGAAAGAGCACGGGGTCGATTATACATTTCTTGGGTACAAGCCGTATCCGGCGATCACAATCCTCGCCATGGGAACAGACTTCCGCGTTCCCTTCCCGACCGACTATTATGGCACCGAAATCGACAGCATTCCCATGATGCAGGACCTTCACAATTACGATGATGTGGAGTGCGTCATCTCCATCGCCTCGGGAAATTCCGCCGATTTCTGGATTCAATACGGCAATGCGAAGTACGGCGTTCAGGTTGCGCTTGGAGTCACAGGCGTTATGGCGACCGACTATTACCCCTATCTGCAGTCGAAGCAGCTTTTCGGCTTGATCCCGGGGATCAAAGGAGCCGCGGAGTATGAAACCCTGAGGGGGAAGAAGGGTGATGCATCGCGTGCGATGCCCTATCAGGTCACATCGCACATAGCGATCCTGCTCTTCATGATCGTCGCCAATATCGGTTATGTCACTCAACGACGGGCTCAGCATAGAGCTGGGATGATGAGGTAATTATCGTGGATGCGACCTGGGCAGATTTGGCTTGGCAGGGAGTGGCTGCTCTGCTTACATTAGCGGTTTTCTCTTTTCTCTTCGGGGATAATCCGATCTATAAATTCGCGGAAAGGTTATGGGTCGGCATTGCGACCGGGTATTGGACCATGCTCCTTTACCACCAGGGACTGCATGATAAGGTGATCCTGCCGATTTTCCAGCAGCATCACTGGTATTATATTATTCCCGTCCTCATGGGAATCCTGATGTGGTTCCGGCTGTCTCCAAAACACGGCTATCTGAGCCGGTATGCACTCGGTTTTTATGTGGGTATCTCGACCGGCATCTATATTCCGCTGGCGATGAAGACCGCCGTCTTCCTGCAGGTGGAAGGCACAATCTCACAGCCGCCGCCCGGGCTCTGGGCCTCAATATGCTTCTTCCTGTCTCTAGTAGGGATCATATGCTCCTTAATCTATTTCTTCTTCTCTAAACCGCATACAGGTCTGTTCGGCGTTCTCTCCAAGACCGGAATTTATACACTGATGATCGGTTTCGGCGCGGGATTCGGTCTTACGGTCATGGGCCGTGTGGCGTTGCTGGTGCAGCGCGTCATCTTCCTCCGGGATTACGTGGTGCTGTTATGGGACAAGGTTTTCTGATCACACCATCACAGGTTTTTCACTGACGGATTTACGACCGCGGTCATTATCGGCCGCGGTTTTTCAACGAATGCCCTGTAGAAGGAGTCTTACCATGTCTCTTCCCACCCGCGAAGAAGCGCTGGCCTTGCTGCATGAATACACGAAGAACGAAGGGCTCCGCAAACACGCCTATGCCGTTGAGGCGGCCATGCGGGCTTATGCGAAAAAGTATGGCGAGAATGAGGATGAGTGGGGTCTCATCGGCTTGCTGCATGATTTCGACTATGAGAAATACCCAACAATCCCCGATCACCCGATGAAGGGATCTGAAATTCTCCTCGAAAAGGGTTATCCCGAGGATTTTCGCCGGGCGATCCTCTCCCATGCCGAGCATACCGGTGTCAGCCGCGAGCGGCTGGTGGAGAAGGTCCTGTTCGCCGTCGATGAGCTCTGCGGATTCATCACGGCGGTCGCCCTGGTGCGTCCCAGCAAAGCGGTCGCCGAGGTTGTGCCGAAATCGGTGAAGAAGAAGTTAAAGGACAAGGCCTTCGCGCGCAGCGTCAGCCGTGAGGATATCCAGCAGGGGATCGAGGGGCTGGGTGTGGAGTTCAATGATCATGTCGCCTTTGTGACCGAGGCGATGACCGGTATCGCCGCCATCTTGGAACTCGGGGGTCAAACTCCCGGCGCGTAACCGGAGTTCAACCCCCGTGGACGATATCATTTAGTAAACCGGCATTAAAACAGGCCGCCCCGTAACGCTACCGCTGAACCTCCACTCTTAGCGGCAACTCATCGAGGAATTGTTCAACCAACGGTGAATCGAGCGGCATCACATTGAACCTTCCGGCGCCCCGCGCATGGAAGGTCAGCAGGCCGTCGGGGGTCGTGGCGCCCTGATGCACCATTTCAATATCGCTGCGCCCGCCCGGGACCTCGAGCAGAACGACATAGTCACCCGGCGCCAACCCATCCACCACATGCTGCGACCACAGTTCGGTTTCACTCTCGGCGCCGATCCCATCGAGCAGCGATCCCTGTGGACCGTAGTCATACCAGACATCCTCAAGTGGATCCAGGCCCAGGGGAAGGGTCACGACAATCGGCTCAACCGAATCCTCGATTTGCAGGGAAACCGCCTGCGGATCACAGGGAATGCGGGCGCTGCCGGTCGGCTGTGATTGGCCCTTCGGCGCCGGCTCCAGCAGGACAAGGAAGCGATCTTCCCGGGAGTCCTGCACCGGTTCCATTTCCAGGCGCCACCAGCCGGCCCAGCCACTCGACACCTGTTGTTCAATCTCCCCAGGGTTCATATATTGGGAGCTCCAAGCGTAATTTTGACCGGTCCGTCTCAGCCAAAATTCATAGGAAGGATCGGAGCCGGAGCGGTTCCAGATCCCCTGGGAGTTGGCGCCGCCGATAGCGAGAATCCGCCGGCCGCTCTCAACGGCGGGGAGATGCGCGGTGATGAAGCATCGGCTGTCGCCCTTTTCCCAGTAGAACCGGCTGCCATCCTGCGTCCAAACACCGGGCGTGCCGCCGTGAAGACAGCTGTGAGGCTGCACACCACCGGACCAGGTGCCGTCGATGAGCCTCGGCA
The sequence above is a segment of the Candidatus Eisenbacteria bacterium genome. Coding sequences within it:
- a CDS encoding HDIG domain-containing protein, which produces MSLPTREEALALLHEYTKNEGLRKHAYAVEAAMRAYAKKYGENEDEWGLIGLLHDFDYEKYPTIPDHPMKGSEILLEKGYPEDFRRAILSHAEHTGVSRERLVEKVLFAVDELCGFITAVALVRPSKAVAEVVPKSVKKKLKDKAFARSVSREDIQQGIEGLGVEFNDHVAFVTEAMTGIAAILELGGQTPGA